The following coding sequences lie in one Flavobacterium sp. 20NA77.7 genomic window:
- the ileS gene encoding isoleucine--tRNA ligase, producing the protein MSTKFTEYKGLDLPTVASEVLDFWKKNNIFEQSVTSREGATPYVFFEGPPSANGLPGIHHVMARAIKDIFCRYKTQKGYQVKRKAGWDTHGLPVELGTEKELGITKEDIGKTISVTEYNEACKRTVMRYTDVWNDLTEKMGYWVDMEDPYVTYKSKYMESVWWLLKQIYNKDLLYKGYTIQPYSPKAGTGLSSHEVNQPGSYRDVTDTTVVAQFKTKEDTLPNFLQGFGDIHILAWTTTPWTLPSNTALTVGPKIDYVLVQTFNQYTFEPVNVILAKNLVGKQFGKGFFTSTESSDFENFKAGDKNIPFKILAECKGSDLVGIRYEQLMPLALPYQNPENAFRVIAGDFVTTEDGTGIVHTAPTFGADDAKVAKEATPEVPPMLVLDENGNAVPLVDLQGKFISNLGEYSGKYVKNEYYNEGEAPERSADVEIAIQLKEENKAFKVEKYVHSYPHCWRTDKPILYYPLDSWFIKVTEIKDRMFDLNETINWKPKATGEGRFGNWLKNANDWNLSRSRYWGIPLPIWRSEDGTEELLVGSVEELYNEIEKAIAAGFQTENPYKGFKVGDMSEANYDLVDLHKNVVDGIILVSPSGKPMKRETDLIDVWFDSGAMPYAQWHYPFENRDLIDENKAFPADFIAEGVDQTRGWFYTLHAIGTLVFDKIAYKNVVSNGLVLDKNGQKMSKRLGNAVDPFTTLAEYGPDATRWYMISNANPWDNLKFDIEGVAEVRRKFFGTLYNTYSFFALYANIDGFTYSEAEVPLQDRPEIDRWILSELHTLIQVVDAAYADYEPTKAARAISDFVQENLSNWYVRLCRRRFWKGEYAQDKIAAYQTLYTCLLTVSKLSAPIAPFFMEQLYKDLNEVTQQEKHGSVHVADFPVSVENFVDKSLESKMLKAQTISSLVLSLRKKEMIKVRQPLQRIMIPVLDEIFRAEVEAISDLIKAEVNVKEVELLDDASGVLVKQIKPNFKTLGPRFGKDMGLISKEIQNFNQDQINQLDREGVLEIVLSGKSLTLASDDVEITSQDIPGWLVANANGITVALDITISDDLRKEGIARELVNRIQNIRKDSGFEVTDKIKVQIQKEENVYEAVQANEDYITSETLTESISFVDEMQNGIEIEFDGIQTKLAITK; encoded by the coding sequence ATGAGCACAAAATTTACTGAATACAAAGGACTTGACCTGCCAACAGTAGCATCTGAAGTTCTTGATTTTTGGAAAAAAAATAACATCTTTGAACAATCAGTAACTTCTCGTGAAGGAGCTACACCCTACGTGTTTTTTGAAGGGCCACCATCTGCAAATGGATTACCTGGAATTCACCACGTTATGGCGCGTGCGATTAAAGATATATTTTGTCGTTATAAAACTCAAAAAGGCTACCAAGTTAAGCGTAAAGCAGGTTGGGACACACACGGTTTGCCTGTAGAATTAGGCACCGAAAAAGAATTAGGCATTACCAAAGAAGACATTGGAAAAACCATTTCAGTTACCGAATACAACGAAGCGTGTAAACGAACAGTAATGCGCTATACAGATGTTTGGAATGATCTTACCGAGAAAATGGGCTATTGGGTAGATATGGAAGATCCGTATGTGACGTATAAATCCAAATATATGGAATCGGTTTGGTGGTTGCTAAAACAAATTTACAACAAAGATTTACTATACAAAGGCTACACCATTCAGCCATATTCGCCAAAAGCAGGAACAGGTTTATCTTCGCACGAAGTAAATCAGCCAGGTTCATATAGAGATGTTACCGATACCACTGTTGTAGCACAATTCAAAACTAAAGAAGACACATTGCCAAACTTTTTACAAGGTTTTGGAGACATACATATTTTAGCTTGGACGACTACGCCTTGGACATTGCCATCAAATACAGCATTGACTGTTGGGCCAAAAATCGATTATGTTTTAGTTCAAACGTTCAATCAATATACTTTTGAGCCTGTAAATGTTATTCTAGCTAAGAATTTAGTTGGGAAACAGTTTGGAAAAGGATTTTTTACAAGCACAGAATCATCTGATTTCGAAAATTTCAAAGCTGGAGATAAAAATATTCCATTCAAAATTTTAGCCGAATGTAAAGGTTCAGATTTAGTAGGAATTCGTTACGAACAATTAATGCCATTAGCATTACCGTATCAAAACCCTGAAAATGCCTTTCGAGTAATTGCTGGAGATTTTGTTACTACTGAAGACGGAACAGGAATTGTGCATACCGCTCCTACTTTCGGTGCAGATGATGCGAAAGTAGCCAAAGAAGCTACTCCAGAAGTACCGCCGATGTTGGTATTAGATGAAAATGGAAATGCAGTTCCTTTAGTAGATTTGCAAGGAAAATTCATTTCAAATCTAGGCGAATATTCTGGGAAATACGTTAAAAATGAATACTATAATGAAGGCGAAGCGCCAGAACGCTCTGCCGACGTAGAAATTGCAATCCAATTAAAAGAAGAAAACAAAGCCTTTAAGGTAGAAAAATACGTTCACAGTTACCCACATTGTTGGAGAACCGACAAGCCAATTTTATATTATCCGTTAGATTCTTGGTTTATTAAAGTAACCGAAATCAAAGATAGAATGTTCGATTTAAACGAAACCATCAACTGGAAACCAAAAGCAACTGGAGAAGGACGTTTTGGAAATTGGTTAAAAAACGCCAACGATTGGAACTTGTCTCGTTCAAGATATTGGGGAATTCCATTACCAATTTGGAGAAGTGAAGATGGAACGGAAGAATTATTAGTAGGTTCTGTGGAAGAATTATACAATGAAATCGAAAAAGCTATTGCTGCAGGTTTCCAAACAGAAAATCCGTATAAAGGATTTAAAGTGGGGGATATGAGTGAAGCCAATTATGATTTAGTCGATTTGCATAAAAATGTGGTTGACGGAATTATTTTAGTTTCTCCTTCAGGCAAACCAATGAAACGCGAGACCGATTTAATTGATGTTTGGTTCGATTCGGGCGCAATGCCTTATGCTCAATGGCATTATCCATTTGAAAATAGAGACTTAATTGACGAAAATAAAGCCTTCCCGGCTGATTTTATTGCCGAAGGTGTAGACCAAACGCGTGGCTGGTTTTATACGTTACACGCCATTGGAACCTTAGTTTTTGATAAAATTGCATACAAAAATGTAGTTTCAAACGGATTGGTTTTGGATAAAAACGGACAAAAAATGTCAAAACGTTTAGGTAATGCGGTGGATCCATTCACTACTTTGGCAGAATATGGTCCTGATGCTACACGTTGGTATATGATTTCAAATGCCAACCCTTGGGACAACTTGAAATTTGACATTGAAGGTGTGGCTGAGGTGCGCCGAAAATTCTTTGGAACACTTTATAATACCTATTCGTTCTTTGCTTTATATGCAAATATTGATGGGTTTACGTATTCTGAAGCCGAAGTGCCACTACAAGACCGACCAGAAATTGACCGTTGGATTTTATCTGAATTACATACGTTAATTCAAGTAGTTGATGCCGCTTATGCAGATTATGAACCGACAAAAGCAGCCCGTGCTATTTCAGATTTTGTTCAGGAAAATTTAAGTAACTGGTATGTTCGTTTGTGTAGAAGAAGATTCTGGAAAGGCGAATACGCTCAAGATAAAATCGCCGCATATCAAACGCTTTATACGTGTTTACTCACTGTTTCTAAGCTAAGCGCGCCTATTGCGCCGTTTTTTATGGAGCAACTTTATAAGGACTTAAATGAGGTAACACAACAGGAAAAACACGGCAGTGTACATGTTGCTGATTTCCCCGTTTCGGTTGAAAACTTTGTTGATAAATCACTGGAAAGCAAAATGTTAAAGGCGCAAACTATTTCATCATTGGTATTATCGCTGCGCAAAAAGGAAATGATTAAAGTACGTCAACCTCTGCAAAGAATAATGATTCCAGTACTTGACGAGATTTTTAGAGCAGAAGTTGAAGCTATTTCCGACTTAATTAAAGCTGAAGTAAATGTCAAAGAAGTCGAACTTTTAGATGATGCGTCAGGGGTGTTAGTGAAACAAATTAAACCAAACTTTAAGACCTTAGGTCCTCGTTTTGGAAAAGATATGGGTTTGATTTCCAAAGAGATACAAAATTTTAATCAAGATCAAATTAATCAATTAGATAGAGAAGGAGTGTTAGAAATTGTACTTTCTGGAAAAAGCCTAACTTTAGCATCCGACGATGTGGAGATAACTTCACAAGACATTCCGGGTTGGTTAGTAGCCAATGCAAATGGAATAACAGTAGCGTTAGATATTACTATTTCTGATGATTTGAGAAAAGAAGGAATAGCAAGAGAGTTAGTCAATCGTATTCAAAACATCAGAAAAGATTCTGGATTTGAAGTGACCGATAAAATTAAAGTTCAGATTCAAAAAGAAGAAAATGTGTATGAGGCAGTGCAGGCAAATGAAGACTACATTACATCAGAGACATTAACAGAAAGTATTTCTTTTGTTGATGAAATGCAAAACGGCATAGAAATTGAGTTTGATGGTATTCAAACAAAATTAGCCATTACAAAATAA
- the recO gene encoding DNA repair protein RecO: MLIKTKAIVLSALKYQEKSLIVKCYTLNHGIKSYFVQSAFSSKKANQRIAYFQPLNSLEIEATHKNKGTLEHFKEVKLAHVYQSIYTDIVKSTVVLFLSEILHYSILEEEKNEKLFTFLETAMLWLDAHEEAANFHLIVLLELTKHLGFYPDTTEIDFPFFDKSEGFFTPFQSMTALNQHETTLFKKLIHLKFDGNQKVFVGIERQILLKVLLDYYTLHLDGFKQPKSLAVLKEVFS; this comes from the coding sequence ATGCTCATTAAAACCAAAGCCATTGTCTTAAGCGCATTAAAATATCAAGAAAAAAGCTTGATCGTAAAGTGCTACACCTTAAATCATGGTATTAAATCCTATTTTGTCCAGAGTGCTTTTTCGTCAAAAAAAGCAAACCAACGCATTGCTTACTTTCAGCCATTAAATAGTCTTGAAATAGAAGCTACCCACAAAAACAAAGGTACACTAGAGCATTTTAAAGAAGTAAAGCTTGCACACGTTTATCAATCTATTTACACCGACATTGTTAAGAGCACAGTCGTCTTATTTCTATCTGAAATTTTACATTACAGTATTTTAGAGGAAGAAAAAAACGAAAAATTATTTACTTTTTTAGAAACAGCCATGTTGTGGTTAGATGCGCATGAAGAAGCAGCTAATTTTCATTTGATCGTACTTTTAGAGCTCACAAAACATTTGGGTTTTTATCCCGATACAACCGAAATAGATTTTCCTTTTTTTGATAAATCAGAAGGGTTTTTTACGCCTTTTCAAAGTATGACTGCTTTAAACCAACACGAAACGACTTTATTCAAAAAATTGATACACTTAAAATTTGATGGCAATCAAAAGGTTTTTGTAGGCATTGAACGGCAAATATTACTAAAAGTGCTACTCGATTATTACACGCTACACTTAGACGGTTTCAAACAACCTAAATCCCTTGCTGTGTTAAAAGAAGTTTTTTCTTAA
- the porZ gene encoding type IX secretion system anionic LPS delivery protein PorZ encodes MMQKFLGILILFITQVQAQQNLWKGYFSFNEITDVCAGNQTIFASTKNAVFSKDLNTNNLTTYTSINDLKPNEITTLFHTSTKHTFIGNENGQIIIIKPDGTIVNKPDIILEVPVPPNSKRINDFYEFNGKIYVSTQYGITVFDLTNLEIDETYYIGSSGELLDVLQTTVFNNQIYAVTRTQGIKKAALSNPFLYDYSQWSVFDGGYWLSLVTFNNQLIGMNSNNMLYKFVGAIPQSFASFGSVGIKLKTSATYLVAHANYQIHVFNTSLALQSITYQITGISDYFTGAAILNNKLYIGTSKNGLFESSIPATNQFTLLSPNGPIQDYSFKIKKTTDELWLTHGSYDRTYAPDYKQEGISVFAPQSGWSSIPKGALFNAVSLGTILENTKNKTEKYICSNHSGLLKVVNKTDVTLLNHLNTGTSGLESLTYLPDPTYKSVRPNGLKQDKDGNIWLANAYVNKALKVLKPGNNWQSYDLTNVISDVTNERYGNIDIDKNGTKWIATFLNGVIGFNEKYNNKFIVVGLDNGLPDKDVRCVAVDKKGQLWIGTYKGLRIISSVDRFISENELTATNIVIQEGDLAQELFYQQMIQDIYVDGSNNKWIALADAGVFHVSANGKTTLHRFTKENSPLPSNNVLDIEIDEVSGEVFFATDKGTVSFLGSSTKGSDNLEAVYVYPNPIRPDYTGTVKIAGLMDKVNVKITDIEGNLVFETTSQGGTVEWDTTAFGKYKVASGVYMVFVSAADGAETTVKKIMIVR; translated from the coding sequence ATGATGCAAAAATTCCTCGGAATACTTATCCTTTTTATTACACAGGTTCAGGCACAACAGAACTTGTGGAAGGGTTATTTTTCGTTTAATGAAATTACTGATGTTTGTGCGGGTAATCAAACTATTTTTGCGTCTACAAAAAATGCTGTTTTTAGTAAAGATTTGAACACAAATAATCTCACGACGTATACGTCTATTAATGATTTAAAACCTAATGAGATTACTACGCTTTTTCATACATCTACAAAGCACACTTTTATAGGAAATGAAAATGGCCAAATCATTATTATTAAACCAGATGGTACTATAGTAAATAAGCCCGATATTATTTTAGAAGTTCCTGTGCCACCTAATTCTAAAAGAATAAATGACTTTTATGAATTCAATGGTAAAATATATGTAAGCACTCAATACGGAATCACTGTTTTTGATTTAACGAATCTGGAAATAGACGAAACCTATTACATTGGTTCATCGGGCGAACTACTAGATGTGTTACAAACCACCGTTTTTAATAATCAAATTTATGCGGTTACGAGAACACAAGGAATCAAAAAAGCAGCCTTATCCAATCCTTTTCTATATGATTATTCGCAATGGAGTGTTTTTGATGGCGGCTATTGGCTAAGCTTAGTTACGTTTAATAATCAACTGATTGGGATGAACTCAAACAATATGTTATATAAGTTTGTGGGTGCTATTCCTCAGTCATTTGCTTCTTTTGGTTCCGTTGGAATAAAATTAAAAACAAGCGCAACATATTTAGTGGCGCATGCCAATTATCAAATTCATGTTTTCAATACGTCCTTAGCTTTACAATCAATAACGTATCAAATAACAGGTATTTCAGATTATTTCACTGGCGCAGCAATTCTAAATAATAAACTATACATTGGCACAAGTAAAAACGGGCTGTTTGAATCTTCCATTCCTGCTACGAATCAATTTACTTTACTATCTCCAAACGGTCCTATTCAAGATTATTCGTTTAAAATAAAAAAAACAACCGACGAATTATGGCTTACACACGGCAGTTATGACCGCACGTATGCACCCGATTATAAACAAGAAGGCATAAGTGTTTTTGCTCCTCAATCAGGATGGAGTAGTATTCCAAAGGGCGCATTATTTAATGCCGTTTCTTTAGGAACTATTTTAGAAAACACTAAAAATAAAACAGAAAAATACATTTGCTCTAACCATAGTGGCTTATTAAAAGTTGTAAACAAAACCGACGTAACGCTGTTGAACCATTTAAACACTGGAACATCAGGTTTGGAGAGTTTAACCTATCTTCCCGACCCAACGTATAAATCTGTTCGCCCTAATGGACTAAAACAAGATAAAGACGGGAATATTTGGTTAGCAAACGCCTATGTTAATAAAGCTTTAAAGGTGCTAAAACCAGGAAACAATTGGCAGTCATATGATTTAACAAATGTTATTTCTGATGTTACAAACGAACGCTACGGGAATATTGATATTGATAAAAATGGCACAAAATGGATAGCTACTTTTTTGAATGGCGTTATTGGTTTTAACGAAAAATATAACAATAAGTTTATTGTTGTAGGCTTAGATAATGGTTTGCCTGATAAAGATGTGCGTTGTGTGGCTGTCGACAAAAAAGGACAGTTGTGGATTGGCACTTATAAAGGATTGCGAATCATTTCTAGTGTGGACCGTTTTATTTCAGAAAATGAATTAACAGCAACAAACATTGTCATTCAGGAAGGCGATTTAGCGCAGGAATTGTTTTACCAACAAATGATACAAGACATTTATGTCGACGGTTCAAATAACAAATGGATTGCACTTGCTGATGCAGGGGTTTTTCATGTAAGTGCAAATGGCAAAACAACCTTGCATCGATTTACCAAAGAAAATTCGCCTTTACCGAGTAACAATGTATTAGATATTGAAATTGATGAAGTTTCGGGGGAAGTTTTTTTTGCTACAGATAAAGGAACCGTTTCATTTTTAGGCTCATCAACCAAAGGTAGTGATAATTTAGAAGCAGTTTATGTATATCCAAACCCCATTCGACCAGATTACACAGGAACCGTAAAGATAGCGGGATTAATGGACAAAGTGAATGTAAAAATTACAGATATAGAAGGCAATTTAGTTTTTGAAACCACTTCTCAAGGCGGAACAGTAGAATGGGATACCACTGCTTTTGGAAAATACAAAGTAGCATCTGGTGTGTATATGGTGTTTGTTAGCGCTGCAGATGGAGCAGAAACAACGGTAAAAAAAATAATGATTGTTAGGTAA
- a CDS encoding BatD family protein, protein MKKNILTAFLFLVTYFTFAQVKLEARVSKTNIMVGETIQLDFVFNNNGQNFEPPRFGNFEVAGPFVSASENIVNGAYSASQQYSYALQATKAGVYTIQAASIVYKGKAYFSKPIQLVVNNQKRKESTANASGNTYQINANKTIPSKNQAIFIEAELTKKEVFINEPVEVTYRIYLHPKFRIEQENKINYPKYNNFWSQTDNVNYDDWQEVYVNCRTYYTKAFRTALLYPQKTGLLTINPITLDLNIAYPTGELDFFDDPVFDTTRKIVVSNALKINVKPLPENGKPKNFTGAVGDFDFTVVVDKNAGKTGESFEMKFIVSGSGNLKLFDLPKPIFPQNVEVFEPKHTEEIKDNVYGMTGKITDSYTLIPTKKGELRFPEQTFTFFNSQTKKYETITAQPLKMIIQQGKNTPINHSNANKKNSVVKDFSEPQSAPGSGIKYLVGVALFLLASSVIFWYLKKKNNIKNQVYDSTNEFVIKEEIKVETPSYQMEILDEQDTFDKEKMYQKMERILLATLSQKINFEGGFTDKTSIEKGLREANYSEEIIENTLRLLHTCEQVKYAPFLNVAVQEDFQTAQKVLSALRHKN, encoded by the coding sequence ATGAAAAAGAATATTTTAACAGCATTTCTTTTTTTAGTTACGTATTTCACTTTTGCTCAAGTGAAATTAGAGGCACGTGTAAGTAAAACGAATATAATGGTGGGCGAAACCATTCAATTAGATTTTGTATTTAACAACAATGGTCAAAATTTTGAACCGCCACGTTTTGGAAATTTTGAAGTGGCTGGACCGTTTGTTAGTGCTTCAGAAAACATTGTAAATGGTGCTTATTCTGCTTCACAGCAATATTCGTATGCCCTTCAGGCCACTAAAGCAGGTGTATATACAATTCAGGCCGCTTCAATTGTGTATAAAGGCAAAGCCTATTTTTCAAAACCCATTCAGCTTGTAGTAAACAATCAAAAACGAAAAGAATCAACCGCAAATGCTTCAGGGAACACCTATCAAATAAATGCCAACAAAACAATACCTTCAAAAAATCAAGCTATTTTTATTGAAGCAGAACTAACAAAAAAAGAAGTTTTTATCAATGAGCCCGTTGAGGTAACGTATCGGATTTATTTGCACCCAAAATTTAGAATTGAACAAGAAAATAAAATAAATTATCCAAAATACAATAACTTTTGGAGTCAAACAGATAATGTCAATTACGACGATTGGCAAGAGGTCTATGTAAACTGTCGAACCTATTACACCAAAGCGTTCAGAACGGCTTTACTTTATCCTCAGAAAACGGGTTTGCTCACAATTAATCCTATCACATTAGATCTTAATATTGCGTATCCAACTGGAGAATTAGATTTTTTTGACGACCCAGTTTTCGATACTACTCGAAAAATAGTTGTGTCTAATGCGTTAAAAATTAATGTAAAACCCCTTCCAGAAAACGGAAAACCAAAAAATTTCACAGGCGCTGTAGGAGACTTTGATTTTACAGTAGTAGTAGATAAAAATGCAGGCAAAACAGGCGAATCTTTTGAAATGAAATTTATCGTTTCGGGTTCAGGAAACTTGAAATTATTTGACCTTCCAAAACCTATATTTCCCCAAAACGTTGAGGTTTTTGAACCAAAGCACACCGAAGAAATCAAAGATAATGTATATGGAATGACGGGTAAAATAACAGATAGTTATACACTTATACCTACTAAAAAAGGGGAGTTGCGTTTTCCAGAACAAACTTTCACATTTTTTAATAGTCAAACAAAAAAATACGAAACCATTACTGCCCAGCCGTTAAAAATGATAATTCAGCAAGGCAAAAACACACCTATTAATCATTCAAATGCCAACAAAAAAAATAGCGTTGTTAAAGATTTTTCAGAACCACAAAGTGCGCCTGGCAGCGGAATCAAATACCTTGTTGGTGTAGCACTCTTTTTACTCGCATCAAGTGTAATTTTTTGGTATTTAAAAAAGAAAAACAACATAAAAAATCAAGTTTATGACTCAACTAACGAGTTTGTAATTAAAGAAGAAATAAAAGTCGAAACGCCAAGTTATCAAATGGAAATACTTGATGAGCAGGACACTTTTGATAAAGAAAAAATGTATCAAAAAATGGAACGCATACTTCTTGCAACTTTATCACAAAAAATAAATTTTGAAGGCGGTTTTACGGATAAAACAAGTATTGAAAAAGGATTGCGAGAAGCTAATTATTCAGAAGAAATTATCGAAAATACACTTCGATTGTTGCATACGTGTGAACAAGTAAAATATGCGCCGTTTTTGAATGTAGCTGTTCAAGAAGACTTTCAAACCGCTCAAAAAGTGCTTTCGGCATTAAGACATAAAAATTAA
- a CDS encoding tetratricopeptide repeat protein, whose amino-acid sequence MNKILLQISLLLFISVVFSQQEVNQKNLALKQKEVQLREVKNNSKKQQNQATYNLGNTIYKSKQYNEAKQNYKLALSTAKTKAEKHKVYHNLGNVYMREKKYDKAVESYKNALKNNPKDEETRYNLAVAQRKLKQNPPPKNKPKNKDKKQPKNNKDKNKNSQKNKNNQSQSKPKGTNKQRMENILNAIGKEEKRVQEKANAQRGKTQTLETEKDW is encoded by the coding sequence ATGAATAAAATACTACTACAAATAAGCTTGCTTTTATTTATTTCGGTTGTTTTTTCACAGCAAGAAGTAAATCAAAAAAACCTTGCGTTAAAACAAAAGGAAGTGCAATTAAGAGAAGTAAAGAATAATTCCAAAAAACAACAAAATCAAGCAACATACAATTTAGGAAACACCATTTATAAATCAAAGCAATATAACGAAGCAAAACAAAATTATAAACTAGCACTTTCAACTGCTAAAACGAAAGCTGAAAAACACAAAGTCTATCATAATTTAGGAAATGTGTATATGCGAGAAAAAAAATATGACAAAGCCGTTGAAAGTTATAAAAACGCCTTAAAAAACAACCCAAAAGACGAAGAAACACGCTATAATTTAGCAGTTGCTCAACGAAAATTGAAACAAAATCCGCCTCCAAAAAATAAACCGAAGAATAAGGATAAAAAACAACCAAAAAACAATAAAGACAAGAATAAAAATTCTCAAAAAAACAAAAATAATCAATCTCAATCTAAGCCAAAAGGAACCAACAAACAGCGTATGGAAAATATTTTAAATGCCATAGGTAAAGAAGAAAAAAGAGTGCAAGAAAAAGCCAATGCACAACGCGGAAAAACACAAACTCTTGAAACAGAAAAGGATTGGTAA